In one window of Prionailurus bengalensis isolate Pbe53 chromosome B3, Fcat_Pben_1.1_paternal_pri, whole genome shotgun sequence DNA:
- the GPR33 gene encoding probable G-protein coupled receptor 33 produces MDLINFTNLLNVSTLVRNSTHFPAPASNMIIALLLYLSVIIGTITNGLYLWVLFFKMKKTVNTLLFFHLIFSYFISILILPFIAASYLQDNHWSFGTAMCKVFNATLSTGMFASIFFLSAISVDRYLLTLHPVWSQLHRTPRWASRIILGIWISATALGMPYLVFRETHDDHKGRVTCQNNYAVSTNWESKKMQTFRKWIHVACFIGRFLLGFLLPFFTITLCYKRVANKMKERDLSRSNKPFKVMMTAIISFFVCWMPYHVHQGLILTKNQSVLLQLTLILTVITISFNAIFSPTLYLFTGEDFKNVFKKSILALFESTFSEDSLIERIQNLNSETYI; encoded by the coding sequence ATGGATCTGATCAACTTCACCAATTTGCTCAATGTCTCCACTCTAGTAAGAAACAGCACTCACTTTCCAGCTCCTGCCTCAAACATGATCATTGCCCTTCTTCTGTACTTGTCAGTTATAATTGGTACCATCACCAACGGGCTCTACCTATGGGTGCtctttttcaagatgaaaaagaCTGTCAATACGCTCTtattttttcatctcattttctcgtattttatttcaatattgatTCTACCATTTATAGCTGCCTCCTACCTTCAGGACAATCACTGGAGCTTTGGAACTGCCATGTGCAAGGTCTTCAATGCCACTTTGTCTACAGGGATGTTCGcctctattttcttcctctcagcCATCAGTGTTGACCGTTACCTTCTCACTCTTCACCCAGTGTGGTCACAGCTGCACCGAACCCCACGCTGGGCTTCCAGGATCATCCTGGGAATCTGGATCTCTGCCACAGCCCTCGGCATGCCTTATTTGGTTTTCAGAGAGACACATGATGACCATAAAGGAAGAGTGACCTGCCAAAATAACTATGCTGTGTCTACTAACTGGGAAAGCAAAAAGATGCAAACATTCAGGAAATGGATTCATGTAGCCTGTTTCATTGGCCGCTTTTTGCTAggcttccttctgcctttctttaCCATCACCCTTTGCTACAAAAGAGTAGCCAACAAGATGAAAGAGAGGGACCTGTCTAGGTCCAATAAGCCCTTCAAAGTCATGATGACTGCCATTATCTCTTTCTTTGTGTGCTGGATGCCCTACCATGTGCACCAGGGCTTAATCCTCACTAAGAACCAATCAGTACTTTTACAGTTGACTCTGATACTTACAGTCATAACCATTTCTTTCAACGCTATTTTTTCTCCTACACTCTACTTGTTTACTGGGGAGgacttcaaaaatgttttcaagaagtCCATTCTTGCTCTGTTTGAGTCAACGTTCAGTGAGGACTCTTTGATAGAAAGGATACAAAACCTAAATTCAGAAACCTACATTTAA